TCTTGTATATCTGGTatataattgattttttaaaaatctgttataTTTGATTTGTTGGCATTTACTGGTTTTAACTTAAAATCAGAATTCCTGTTTCAGTTTAGAATTCTTCTAACTGTGATTAATAAACTGCTCTTTCAGAAGACCAAGCTGTTTACTCAAGCAGATTAAAAATGGAGCATTTGAGTCTTACATGTTCACTACTGCCTTTGAGCCAAGtatttgtttaaagaaaacagcaagcaagaaatgagaaatgctggcCTGGTCATTTTCCTACTGGCCAAAAGATCCTATTTACAAGGAAAAAATTGTATGGCAACTGGCTTTTAATATTTAACTTCCTGAAAATGACTTGTAGGAGCTTATTTAAAATATAGATACCCCTCCCCCCGGAGAGAGCATATTCATTCTGTTCCCTTCAGAGAATTAAACTTGAAATGTGTTTTCTCTGCCCAGTTTGTTTTCCTCACATATGTGCTTGGAGTGTCCTGGCTTGGGGTCTTTGGCTTTTCTGCTGTGCCTGTCTTTATGTTCTATAACATATGGTCAACTTGTGAAGTCATCAAATCACTCCAGACAAATATGACCGCTTCAGGGGACCAGATCTGCGTGGATGTCAGGCAATACGGTACTTATTTTAATCCTGATTAAATTCTTTATTCTCTTTCCTTGTGCTATCTTCAGTTGGTTTGTCTGTCTTATCAGATGAACCAAAAAGCAGAGTATGGCATCTCTGAAAATGCCATTACTTTTTCAATTCATGCAGTTTATACTAACCTTCTTCCAGATGCATTCAGTTCAACTGAACAGGCAAGTCATGTATCTCAACTGATTTTGTAGCTGTTACCCATATTATTATATCAGGTTTAAATATAAAACAATCTCAAAATAAAATGCTTCAGAACAAAGTGgatacaaattgattttttttttaaatataaaaaaactgaatttatatttaatttttttcttttaaacagatttttaaaatttgaaattatgacaacccattttaaggcctaaacttacaataatctattaaaataatttaaataataaaatgctgCAACAATGAACCATCctcaaattaattaattattggaaGGGTGCTGCTTTTTTCACTATATACAGAATCAgtcaaaaaatatttaactttcgAGGTCAACTCAAGCTTTGTAAatgttacattaaaataatacattaagTAAGCATCTGTATTATTTTCAGCCTCTACCGTGGGGTGACTGTAAGTCCAGTTGTTTGTGCAGAAAAGCTTTTGTCTTATTTCTTTTTGATTTCAGTTTAGTTAGCAGgttcagagagaatatttttttcatttggactagttcattcaaaCTTGACAAACCCACTGGTAGTTGAAAGCAGGTcaacttgttttcctcttccaatctatgaataaaaacaaggtgatagaggatgagatctactaactCTAAAAACATGAAGGAcatggagccagattttcaaaaggtatttaagacaactgaagatgcagataggcacctaacctgctatGGCACTTTCAAAAATtccattaggcacctaactctcattgaaaatgATGGGAGGTAGGTGCCTCATGGGATTTTCAAGAGCCCCTAAGCAATTTAAGTACCTcactcatttatttcaatgagagTGAGGTGCCTCGtgcgattttcaaaagtgctgtggcaggttaggtgcctatctgcatctttaagcacctaaatacctttgacagtCTGgcccatggtgaccagaaacattCTGTTAATTCAATAACTAAAATGAATGACCTTTATTTAATaactcagttttaaatgcaaagcatTTTAAGCTTATTTATTGTATGTATCCAgcagtttaattttatttaactagtaaaaatatatatttaaaatgctgtttttgtacagttaattgaattccaatttccatctaATTGCAAAAatccagagtaaaaaaaaaaaaaatcttgatctaGTTGATAAATGCATCATTTACCAACTCCATCCAAATGCAACTTGTCAAAAATCCAGAATAAAATTTTATTCAGTGTAAATGTGCAAGACTCCAAATATGCACATCAGAATTGAACAATCACATTCAGTACATGTTTCTTTGACTAAGGAATCATTAGTACCCCGCCACAGTATTTACTTGGCTTGGTGCTGtgtattttggaattgcaaagcAGAACTAAAAGTGGTTGTGGAGTAAATCCTGTGACGCTTTTTCTGCAGCTGTACCATGAATTTAAGATAAATTCATGTTCAGACAGTCTGCCCTTGCCACAACCACTAATTCCAACCAGCAGAGTTTGAACGGCTTTAATAGTGTTGAAAACGCTTCTTTAAATTGTATTGTGAAGACAgacaataatatattttaaagtgatcAGCTGCAGATTAAAACTAACATGGCCAGGCCTACAAAATGAATTGAAAAACATGCTTGCAGTATATTTTAGATGAAAGATATTTACCTGTATTTAAGATTTACATCTGTTATGTGCCTAAAAGTTTAAACATTTAGAATCTTCCACATCTCATTTACTTTAAAAACCAATAAGGTCAGTAAATAAGCATCTTGTTCATTATGGGGGTGAAAGGGGTCTGCAAGTATTGGATTTATACGTACCAGGGTTCACCTAAAATGTTTTCTACCCATTGGAAATGAAACAGGAAATACTGTATTTTTGTAATTCTTCCCTACCACTAACTACACCAAAATAATGAAACCTTACTCAAGTGGTGTTTTGGCCTAGTAAGGACTTCAGTATTGAGCCCAATTCTGAAAGGTGCCACGTACCTTTTGAGAGGCAAATTGCCCCTCGTAATCGGGGGAGTTGGGCATGCTCACATATGATAGGCCAACAGTGAGTAAAATCACCATTTGGCTGCCATATGGGAAACCTACATCTGAGAACATTTGGCAAGCAGCAGCTAGTCTTGGTGTATGGAGAATGCACAATCTGAGCGATTTCTTTGTAGTTTCTCCTGCCAACTCAAAGCTGTACTGGTCAATGTGTGGGTGCATCATAAGGGAACACAACTGGCATGTGGGTGGGGAGGAATAAGATTTGAGAGGAATGGAAGGTTATGCGTTGGCTGTTTAGAACTAACTGTACATTTTGCTCTGGTGTTGTCATTTCAGGTATCATCCCTTGGAATGCTGTACCAggcagggcttgtggtccaattTTAGAGAACATCTGCAACACAAATGAGGTACAATAACAAATTACAGGGCTATTGCAGAAGCCAAAGAAAGTCATATTGGAAGATAAATGCGTTTTTCAGAAGCCTCTACTAACATGCCAAAACCACCATCTATGCAACAGTGGCAAATATCAATATTGTTAACATCTTTCTTCCTGCCATCCAAAGCCAGAAAAAAAACTGTTCTctaaccaattttttaaaagtcttctgGGCTACCTGTTCTGTAAATAACCAGTAATATAAATAGAGcaatagagaaaaaaaaataatttaaaaaattggccGTGTTAGAGTTCTGCATTGAAATGGCAAACAGATTCAATTGTATTTTCCTCTaatcattaaaatatttgttttaatctcTTCTTTTCTAGTTCTACATGTCCTATCACCTGTTCATTGTGGCCTGTGCTGGAGCTGGTGCCACTGTCATAGCCCTGGTGGGTAACATCCTCCATATTTCTAATGAAACTTAACACACTCCTTTCAGCTTTTAATAAGATATTAAACACCTTGAAAACAGTGATACGTCAAATAAAACAGAGTGACCTGTTGCACTTAAGCTTGTAGAATAGTCACCATTATTTAGGTGCATTGCACCACAATGTAGCTTTCTTAAATTAGAACATCCATCATAAAGGCAAGCAAACTTTGAGGGGATAATACTTTGAATAGAACTTTGCTTATTGCAACTCTTTTAATAGCATTTGATAAATTACTCTGTTTGTAGTTTGCAATTCCAGTTTGACTCCAGATGGGGCAAGGCCCAACTCTGCTAATTTCAAGCCAGAAAAATCCCAAATTCTGGCCATAAGAAGTTAGGTTTTTTATTCTTTAGAAATAACCAAACTTCTTGACTCTTTTCTTCTGAAATATCCTGCTTCTCGGATTTTTAAACTTGAGCCATTTCTCTCCCTTTTGTTTCGCAGTGAAGGGTAGTATGTAAACCTGTTACTCTGCTTGTCTGAACCTAGGACACTTGGGGTCAGGTCACTGGTACTGGGCCTACAAAAGCTACTTAGGCAGCAAGTGGAAACATAGCTACTAACAAGATGGCATGTTTCACTTTTTTTCTTACAGTAAGGGACTATTGGAGCGATCAACTTTTAACATCGCATTAGCCAAATTCAGGGGTGATATTCACTATTCTTCCACTGTAGCTGCCCCAGGCCAGACTCTAGATTGTATCTAAAACTGAGTAGCAAAATATTTGCTTAGTACAAGTCTTGAATCATCATCTGAGACAGTTATGTCTGTCATAGAATTGATCGAAAAATTGCTTGAAGAGGGCTTGAGCCGTCAGCTTATTGTATCTTACTCTCCTGTATTTTGTTCTTTTCCACCAGCTGATCTACATGATGGCTACCACTTATAACTATGCTGTTTTGAAGTTTAAGAGTCGGGAAGATTGCTGCACTAAATTCTAAATTGCATAAGCCCAGTAAAGAGCTGCATGTGTAGCCTGAAATACCACTGACACTCTAGACTAAGAGTCTAGCTTTTCAATTTTGTTACAGTAATTTGTAAATAGCTTCAGTAAGCATCGTTTAGCATATCAGATTAATAAAATGACTTATTGTATATGAATTTTGATGTGGATGAGATCTGGCTATTTTCTAAACGTTGAGAGGATTCAGTTACTTTAGCTGTTGCAAATCATCCTCTGAAGACAGGAGTTATTAAATGAAAGACATCCTAACAGTTATCTCTCAAACAAATTTTTAAATGGCAGTGAttagttatttttctctctcctgtgcaCTAGTTTCAATAGTAAGAATAAAGCATACATTATAGATGGTGTACAAGGGACCAGGTTGATTCGAATAGTGCCAGTACATAGCTGTTTGACTGACATACAGTACCATGtgtttacaaatgtattttttttaaaaggctccctATACATTTGCCAGTATTTCCAATGTATGGATGACAAAGTCACAAGGTACAGCCTATTAGTGAGGCTTCAGGAAACTCTACAAGAATTGAAACTTCAATACTAAATTTTCAAGTAACTGCCAAATCATGCTTTCTCTGGAAAAAGAAAATACCATTCTATAGCGCTGCGTAAAACAATCACTTTCCTTTCTGGACCCCAAACTGACTGTAAGAAACAGCATTTAGGTAACTTTTGTGCTGGTACTGTTTATGAAGTAGTAACTGATTTCTCAGTAGCCAGATCTCAAAATATAAGTTTGACTGTATGGGAAGTGAAACTGTGCATAGACCAACACTGTTGAAAAGGCACAAAAGAATCAAGGTGTTTTCAGATGTAGATTTTTCTTGCATGAAATTTGGTGAAAAGAAGATGGCAAGAGATTTTTAATGTGCAAACTGAAACAATTTCTATATATGCTCAAACTTTACCTGAAAGTAGAAAATGGcatttttataactttttttttttaaactcccacCACTCAGATTTGTTAACTCAGCCTGCATGTTTTTACTTATCGTTTCGGACTCacatttccttatttaatttccccatgttaaaatgtAGCTTTTTATTATTCATAGTAAACAATGTTTACAATTTTAGGCTTCTttgggggggttgaatgggacgGGAGGGAAATCTCACCAGAATCTTTGCACTACATgtgtttaaagaaaaacaccacaaacttaAGCATCAGTTATCAACTCTAAGCTTCAGAGTATATATTTGCCAAATGCAAAAAGCTGCTTAtatttttgcttccttttttcctGTGTTGCATTTTAACAGATCAGTAAAACTCTTTAGCTCATTTTTACTACTTCTGCATACTAACACACTCTAGCTAGTTTTTAATAAGCAAACTAGAAGATAAGCATGCAAAATTCTAGAAGTCAATTGAAATGAGCCTCTGTGCTGTTTAATAGCAGAATGCTTATTAATGTAGAATAACTTTTGTTTAATGAACGTCTTAATCTGACTAGCAGCTCGCTTTGCCTCTTGACATGCTCACTAGCCATCATGCTCACCCTTCTCTTCCAGATCCACTTCCTCATGATACTGTCTTCTAACTGGGCCTACTTAAAGGATGCAAGCAAAATGCAAGCTTACCAAGATATCAAAGCAAAAGAAGAGCAGGAGCTTCAAGATATCCAGTCTCGGTCAAAAGAGCAACTCAATTCTTACACATAAAAGTTTGCCAGAGTAATTCAACAGAAGAATTTTGTAGTTCTGACAAATCGTCAAACAGCTGCTCTGCAGTACAGATGTATGTCTACCAAACAATCTAATACAGAAGTGTAAAAACTTCACATTCAAGCTCCTGGAACATGTTCAAAGGGAAACCTTCCAGTGGGTAACCTTCCTTTCTTTAGTACAGATTTAAGAGGTTTCAGGTCCAGCCATTTTAAAAGGCAACACTTTGTAACAAGTGACCAGTCAGTCATCCTTTTGAGACTCTTGGTATTAATTCTTGTGGCCTAAAGCTCATCCACAAAATTGTAGTGGGTGACCCAAAACAGCAAGTAGCAGGAGATTTATGGCCATAAATAATTGCACAGTTATGAGATGTGATAAAACAATTATCCCAGTTCTATACCAAATGAAACTATGGCTAGCTCATCAGATTTCTCATAGCTCATGTTTATTTACTGATACAATCTCAGCCTGTAATAAACCAGCTGATTCATAAAAGGGCAAGTGTCTaactaaaaacacttttttatgggCTGAAGACCAGAAGTCCATTTTCAGAGCCACATCTTTTTCAATAATGCTATAGTGAGCCACTGTCACTCTACTGCACTTACTATCTGCGTAAGCTGGGTGCTGAGTAATTGCTCAGCTGCTccaagttttaattatttttattaattgatGGATATGTTGATGGAATGTAGATGCCTGTCAGGATAATGATCCCcttctttgaaaataaatgtcagctttgccttaatatttattttctataaaTGTCTTAGCATTTATATAGTAGCAGGAGACCATTATCTGTATTATTAAGCAAAAAGTGTTACCTTATTAAAATGAAACTGATTTGACTATTCCAAATGAGCAGACTAGTGAATTTGCAGAGTTTCACATAAGCTATAAAAAAATACAGCCATAAAGCAGACCACTGGTCAGCCACCTTTCTCTACTTCGGTGCTTAAGTTTATAGCCAGTGCTTATTCATTTTCTCTTTATAAATCACAAAAAGCAAGTGTGGTGTTCAGCAAAAAATCTGGTGCCGTGTTAAAGTCATTTCCCACAGCAGTCTgccttcattttgttttttcagaaACATTCAGTGATATCTTGAGTATTAGTGATGGGTATAGTTGGTGTTTGTTCTTTACAAAATATATATAAGTATGGGGGGGGTAATCAAGTATcagtcatttgaaaaaaaattaaatggtaaAGTCAAGTTATATTCCCATGTTAAGTTAATGTGTGGTTTGATTAGTTTTGACTGTTGGctgaatattaaaataaaaaggaagcaCAAATTTCTTTAGCTAAGTCAATATTAAGATGTGGACAGACATTTTTCAAGTATTACCTTACAGTTGAATTTTTTGGTTAAATGCCTAAAAGTCTAAtttgacagtttttaaaaaaggggcAAAAAGTGTATGTAGAGCAGATGACAGTGTAGCCTAGTGTTTGTTTTACCTGTTGCATGAAAGAGAAACATTTCTACAGCAATGCAGGTGATGTTCTAGCCCAGTGTTTGCATAAGGGTAATGGAGGC
The Emys orbicularis isolate rEmyOrb1 chromosome 1, rEmyOrb1.hap1, whole genome shotgun sequence DNA segment above includes these coding regions:
- the GPM6B gene encoding neuronal membrane glycoprotein M6-b isoform X3 codes for the protein MKPAMETAAEENTEQSQEKKGCFECCIKCLGGVPYASLVATILCFSGVALFCGCGHVALTGTVSILEQHFSTNSSDHALLSEVIQLMQYVIYGIASFFFLYGIILLAEGFYTTSAVKELHGEFKTTACGRCISGMFVFLTYVLGVSWLGVFGFSAVPVFMFYNIWSTCEVIKSLQTNMTASGDQICVDVRQYGIIPWNAVPGRACGPILENICNTNEFYMSYHLFIVACAGAGATVIALIHFLMILSSNWAYLKDASKMQAYQDIKAKEEQELQDIQSRSKEQLNSYT